From Pan troglodytes isolate AG18354 chromosome 1, NHGRI_mPanTro3-v2.0_pri, whole genome shotgun sequence:
CTCTCCTCTatcccatatttttcttttccccttcacCCATTACAACTTCATTTTCCAAAAATTTCCATATACGCAGCCACTGCCAACTGCACCTGGTCTGCCTGGATGTTTCCCTTGCCTTGGGCCCCTCTTCTCAGTATCCTAAATAAATTAGAGCTAAGTCCCTTTCCCCAAGTTCAACTCTAATAAGTTACTATACtagaaaactgagaaataaacaacaagaaatgaaaatggcaacctgcagaatcataagaaatatttgttgaattcatGAATCCTAAAGTAATTGAAGTCTAGCTATGGATATCTTGACAAATACTACCATCTACCATCTGGGGTCAATAGTCAATCCTCATCattcaaaaatgttatatttgCTAATTTGTCTACTTGCCAAATTTTATTTGTAACCCCTAGATATATATTCATAGCATATTCACAATCATTCATGAATATATGCAGTGAGGTACAAAATTTGAGTCCCCCAAAGAACATGTTCCTAACTAAGGTCGAAAAAGGTGGTGCTTTGTCTTCATGTTCCAGCTCTCACACagtaaacaagtgtcctttttgTAATCTATATAGTGCCAACTTCTCCAcatttttgggtttttggttGGTGATTTCACAATCTTAAATGGTCGCAAGTGTAGCGCTTAAGTGCTGTCGCATTTTCCTAAGCATAAGAAAGCTGTGACATGccttacagagaaaaataaataaataaataaaaataataaataaataaaataaataaataaataaatgaaaataaatcaacagTGCAGTACAtgcaggaaaaggaggaggaaattcACCCATCTGTAGGTGAGGCTGCTTGGGAAAGTAACATCTATAATGCTATGCTGAAGCTATGGGAAAATAGCTACATTTGTGGATTCATGAAAtgacaactattttttttaagtgtagtgGACAGCAAAGTTGtgaagctgaaaaccaaagaaattTGTGATCATGTTAACCAAGGTCAGGAATATATTAAACACTTCTTAGATAgtgttttattataaagaaatactgcatataatgaattaattatatatacatatataaaataagatgtttttaaacagaaacacacataaaaccaGCTTATGTATTCACCAGTTGACAAAAATGTTGTGAAAAATCTCACAAGAACCTAACACCTACCTGTATTTCCCCTGGGAACAATGGCTCATTGCTCACAAATTCAGTATTTGCAGCAACTGCACAGAACATAACTGCCATGAATAATGAGAATGTGCAGTAGGTACATTACTTGCCTTGATCTCACTTCAATCTTCAGGAGTAACACTCTTGTTCCCTTTTTTGATCATTTTCAATTCAGTGACACACTTGTACTACATCTCAGGCATCACCAGCATCAGTGCCTCACAAATTTTAATGGACATGTGAGTATCCTGCTGATCTTCCAAAACACAAATTATAATTCAGTAAACCTAAGGTGAGGCCCACATTCTACCTTTCTAACAAGCTCCAGTGTGAGAACTCTGCTGCTTTTCCCTGAACCACTGAATAGTAAAGATATACATCCTGCCTTGCATACCTGGAACAATAATTTAACTCGAAGAGCTCTCTATAGTTGAATGATAGGAGTAGTAAGAGGCAAAATTGTGTTTCTCCTCTGGAGCTCAGAGAACAAACTATAGAACTAGGAATGTGTAAAATTTCCTCCAAGTGAGAAGACTTTTAAGCAGAAGAGTATCAAATGTCTCAACTACTTCAAAAGCACCAGGaaggaaaagaataagaaaacacTACAAATTTGGCATAAATTCAACACAGAGTTTTATTGAGAACATGTTTCATGCAGGCAAGATCCTTCACCATGGatgcatatattaaaaatacatgtactTTGCATTGAAGGAGCtgaaaaattagaaggaaaggGGGGATCTAAATAACTGCAACGaagaggaagtgaggagcacagTTAGCAAAGTACGGCTAAAATGTGGCGGGAGTTCAGACCAGGGAGAGACTGCTTCCCACTTGTGAGTCAGGGAAGGGATATCTGGAGTAAGGGATATCTAAAACAGGCCTGATGATCCATTAATAGTTGAACATGTGGAGGTTGCTAGGACCCCATTCCATCTGGagataaaatttgaatttaaaagtcCCAGAACCCAGGTCAGAACAACAAATCCTGCAAAATTAAATTGAGCTGATATTGACAAACAATCATTAAtcagaaacaagcaaaaataacaaaatttttacAAAGAGAGTTGAGAGGACGTCATGATCACGATGCGTTCAGGTGTGTCCTGAGCCCTTGGGCTGCTGGTCTCTCACCCCAAAAGGAGAAGGGTGACGAGGAGGCTCATGGTGTGTCTTAACAGAAACTGGATGAGAACAGAAAAAGACGTCACCCTGAATAAGGTGGAGCTGAGAATTGAGGAGCAAGAGGGAAGGGGACTGGGGAGAGAAGAActgaggagagaaaaacaaaaaacatgggaAGAAAAGTGGGGTAGAGGCTAACAGTAGGAAAGACACATGCAAAGAACTCACCAGCGTTTCCTGAACCAAAGCGCAAGACCTATCAGAAGAAGTAAAGGCACTATCACCGCCAAGATGATGAAGCCCACGGAACTGTGATGTTCTGTGAATTTGGGGAGACACCAAGGATGTTATAATCCACCCCATTTTACCTCATCCACTCCCTATTTCACTGCATTCCCTGggcttctttttttcatttgagtATCCAACTTACCAATCTcctttctttctatgtttttctCTCATCCCTGCTCAGAGACGGATTCTTCAGCTAACCCTCAGCATCCTCCTGCATCTACAGGGCCCTCATTTTCAACACTTCCGTTTCTTagattatctatttttattcatgtttgGGCTATAATCCCTAAAATCCTAAAATTTTCAGCTTGCCCTCCCTCTATGCCTGAGGTCCACTTCCTGGCATTTCCAGCCTGGGCCTTAGCTTTTTCTCACCCCAGTAGAGGACGATGTCCTTGCCCTCTAGACTGCTGTGCTTCACCCGACAGGACAGGTCAGCTGCCCCCCCAGCGGCCACCTCCAGGGTTGCGCGGAGATACCATGTCCCATCAGCACTGGGCAAGAGGTCCCCTCGCTGAGTGCCCTGCTGCTCCTGCTCACCCCGCATCCACATCACCCACACGGGCTTTGGGTAGAATCCTGAGACATGGCACACAAGCTGCAGATGGCCAGGGCCAGGACTGGGGCCGTGGGACAGCCAGGCCTCGGGCttcactgcaaaggacataaaagatattcaaatacAGACTTGGAGTTTCATATCTCCACAACAGTTTAGAAGTTTAGATAGACACACCGttcccatttctctttttttgagacagggtctcactctgtcactatgctgcaatgcagtggcataattataaattatagctcactgtaacctcaaactgttaggctcaagcgatcctcctgcctcagcctcttaagtaactgggactacaggtgtgtgccaccatgactagctaacttatttttattttttagagacactggtctcactctgttgctcaggctggtctgggactcctgCCCTTAAGaagtcctccagcctcagcttcccaaagtactgggattacagatgtgaggcactgcacccagcctttcccACTTCTGGGTGGCTCTTCCTTATTCTAAATTGGAAGGGGGTGGTGGAAGGGTGTGATTTTCAAATCAAAAATTCTTGGAGGGAGAGTGCAGGACTGACCTTGCCGCTGGAGATGTGCCTTTCCTGCATCAGGAAGACCCAAGATGAAACGTGGGCAGGTGTCACTGAGGAGATTGTGTGTTATGTCGTTTTCATGCTGATTCTGATTGAACACTTTGCAGAAACGCTTGGCCATATTCCCAGCCACTGGATATGGCAACCATGAATTGTTCTGGAAGCTCACAAAGTCTGATCCTTGATAAGCTAACTGCAAGAAACTTCCTGAGACCTTTCCAGAGTGCAGCTCACAGCCTCCTGTCACCTGTATCTCAAAAGGATCTGGGGTTATGAAAtagaggaaagagggagaaaaaaatatgaaatgaaatgagtaGAAGCAAAGATTGTAGAAGCAGAAGGGGGAAGTGTGCAGGGTTTGacataatggaataaaatttgGTTTGGTCAGGGATTCAGAGAAAGAGGAATTGGTGGGAGCTGTAGGTGGAGGAAAAGATTAATAACATGAGGAAGAGGGCAAACTGGGCAAAGAAGGTGATGTGAATGCTGTGGGTGAGGAAGAACCTGGTGTAAGAGAACTGGGATTATAACGACTTAGgttgaatgaaatgcaatgggtTACAATTGAGTATATATAGAGAGACTGCTGAAGAGAATGAATGAGAAAGTGAGAAAGCTGAAGGTATCTGGTTGTAGGGCAGGCAGAAGGGTGGTCATGGGATACCTCTAAGAAAAGATAATAACGCACAACCCTGCAATCAATGAGAGAGGAGTTCATAAGTAGCAGAAGTGTTTGAAGAATTAAGGTCTGGATGATAGCCCTTGCCCAAAAATATGCAATTGCAGTTTTATGGTGGAAAGAATAGAATAAGATACAGAAGAGAGTCAGGCTGTTTCCGAAAGGAATAAGAAACATTGAGACAACCCCTCTCTCCCACCTCACCACTCTCCATGGAGGAAACTGAACTCACATTCAAACTGCAATTCATGGGCGTATCTACGAATTCCCTCAGATGACCGAATGGTGTGTATACGGAATAATGTTTCCAGTTCCTTCCACTCCTCATTGCTGAAGTTTCCCCTGGACCAGGGCCACAGGAAAATGATGGTGCTGGAATTGCTGTCCCAGGTATGAGTCTGCAAATCACTCAGCCAACCTGAGATCAGATTTCGTTTCCAGGAATGGTTGTAAAAGGATGCGATCCAGGTGACATGGAAGGAGAGAGGCTCCTTGAGCCCTGCGACAAAAGAACAGATAGAATGGGGAGAAAGACATTGAGaaagagaatggagagagaaagGTGCCAGAGTGGGGGAACTCAGAATCTGGAGAAAAGGGGATCCATCATGATCTTAGCAGACATTCACTTGCCACACAGTCCCATGCCTTATCAACCACCTTCATAAGAGCTCGGGGACCTGGAGTCATGGATAGTCAGAATGGAACCAGCCTGGCACTCTCACTTTCCAGGTATATGCTAgggaaaccacacacacacacacacacacacacacacacagagagacctTCACCCACCACCCAACTGGGCAGTTGTCAGAGTTCTTACCGTCTGCATTGCCATCACCTGGGAGAACAGCTAACAATGGAAGTAGCAAAAACAGCATGTCATTTGCAGATGTTATTTCCTTCTCTCAGAAAAATTGGTCTTTGATTTCTGTTCCAAACAAACCTACCCCACGATATCTCTATTCTGACTTCTTTCTGCAACCAACAGACAAACCTCCCCTGACTGCAACAAAGAAAATCCACTCCTTCAAAAACCCTGAGATGCCTACTCAGTCTCTCATTTCCCTCTGGTTctgactctcctgtctgttccAGCTTCTCTCCTTGTCACCAACCTCCAACTTATTCACCTTCCCCTAATTCAACCGCTATGGAACAAGTCTGATGTGGCATTGAAAAGCCACTTAACCACTAAGGACATTTTTTTCTCAATCATACAATAAGAGCATAAAATGAAATGGCTCCTAGTGTGCTGCCCAATGCTCCCATGTCCCTACTCTTTTTGATCACTCTGTCCTTTTCAATATTTTCCCATGTATTCTCTTCCCCTGTCTCTTCAGCCCCTTACTACATTCACATTTCTGATTTAACAttgatttatttgctttttcagaGTCTCCTACGACTGCCCTGTGCGACAGTACAAACTAACACCTTTTCTCCATTATTCTTAGAGAAGAGCCAGTAACcatcacgaaaaaaaaaaaaaaaaaacacaggaacactaaaacatataaagaaaatttcCTCTGTTTGATTTTCATTGATATACATTCACTCACCCAACAGTCTCTCTTAGCACCTGCCTGGAGTCAAGCATCTTGGTACACTTAAGAATATGCAGTGGTTGACAACACAATCACTTTATTGAAGGAGCTTCTTCTCTACTTAGGGAGAAAAACACGCCATGAACTATAAATCTTGGTGTACTGAGTTTTATTATACTGTATACACTCTCTGGATAAAAACAAGGCCtgcttgaaataatattttctaaaatggggGCTCCTAACTAATGTATGCCAGCCCAGAATTTTGATTTCAATGTTTGACTTGGAGTGTTAGTTCCATACAGTTATCATACTGTATCCCCACCTAACAGAGCACCTCGCAAGTGGTAGGTGCTTAGTGAAtctttgtcaaatgaatgaatgaattcagccTATGCatccattttttaattatggAGGTGATATTCAACatgaaactttttaaagataTCATAAAAGTTACTTGTAACCCTACATAGTGAGATGAGAATCTCATACAGTTTTATTTAGGATAAAAGTACAAGTTACTGGCATGAGATTTACATAAAAGATCCTGCTATAAATTTCCTATTACTTATAAGAAACTAGTCAGAACTTGTGAGCAGTGAAGTTAATGGAGTATTCCAAAGTCTTTATCCCAGGATCCCTTTTTATTAGTCCTATTTGGATGTTTCAGGGTTGTTTTGTTATAAATGAGTCTTTGCTGGACACATTTACATTCCTCTTTTATGCTGCTTGTAACTGTTGAAGGGCTTCCAAATATATGTTTGTGCTTTGTAGGTATCATCCATATAAATGTGTTTGGgctatttactttattttttggttttcaaaAAACAAGCATCTGAAGCTAATTTAGGggggaaaaaattttttttcttgagacagggtttcactctgttactcaggctggagtgcagtggaataatcatagctcactgtaacctcaaactcccggcctcaagcaatcctcctgtgtcagcctcccaaagtgctgggattgttggcatgagccaccaggcatggcctgcaaataatttttttatttgttttgttttgttttgttttgagacagagtctcactctgtcacccaggctggagttcagtggcatgatctcagctcactgcaacctctgcctcccaggttaaagcaattgtcctgcctcggttttgcaagtagctgggattacaggtatgcaccaccatgcctggctaactttgatattattaatagagatggggtttcaccatgttggtctcaaactcctgacctcagatgatccacctgcctcagcctcccaaagtgctgggattacagataatttttttaaagttaagattAGCATGCAAAAAGCTGGAAAGAGCTTCATTTTCATACTTGTAATTTTTTGAAGCCAGACTATCAAAATCATAACTTGAGtttatcaaagaactgaaatatCAGGGCAACCAGTTAacccaaaatataaagaaagacagACTCCTCCAAGGACACATGGAATGCAAACCCTTGTTTACTTGGGACAGATGCCAGATATTATACAAGACAGTAAGAATAAGAATTCAGCTAAAATTTTAGACAAATTAGTAAAGGCTAGCACGAGTATATAGAAGCCCTGGGAGTCACAAAAACAGGGAAATTCACATCAGTCTCTAAGCCCTTTTCTATGAACCTCACCAGGGTCTTCTGAAACATTAGGGTCAGAGATGTAGACCAGATAAATCCTCTCTCATGATGCGGGCCTGAGGTAtgagaacagctactgcatgggAAGGGTGGTAAGTCACAACCAGACCCATCTCCTCTATtgcaacatagaaaaaaaaaaaaaaaccgtggccgggtgcggtggctcacacctgtaatctcagcactttgggaggccaacgtgggcggatcacaaggtcaggagttcgagaccaacctggccaacatggtgcaaccccatctgtactaataatacaaaaattagccagttgtggtggtgtacacctgtagtctcagctacttgaacccaggaggcggaggttgcagtgagccgagatcgcgccactgcactccagactgggtgacagagcaatattccatctaaaagaaaaaaagccctaACCTGGTGGGGAAAGGGCAGAAAGCCCTGCTGCCCTCAGGGCATATGTGAAAACCCACTGCAGCTGAGGAGAATAAAAACAATGGGAAAGAACAAGAAAACATCCTGGTTCCAGACTATTAGAGGTCCCAAACTGCTGGAAGAAAGGCAGGAACACTTACATGACAAAACttcaaaaacttcaaaaataactGACCTGCCTAAGAATGAGACTGCACCAGAACAAAAGACAGTGCTCTTACTCCTTCTCCCAAGCAGTATCATAAATATCAATTACAAGACGAGTCTGCAGCTAGAAGAATGGAAAGCATGGTGGTAGGTCCTCTagagatatttcacaaagaaaacaCCAAAACCTGAGAGTGGAGACATTAACAAAACCTTCTGGCAAACCAGCCCCACCCTAGGAACAGAGCAATGTAGAGGAACTTGAAGACTATTGCAGCAACAGCAAAACAGCAAACCCAGTTAGCTCCAGACTAGATTGACTCAAACCCTCACACTGCAGTTCACTCTTGAATAACATGGGTTTCAACTGTGTGCATTTACTCACACGTGGATTTTCTTCTGACTCTGCCACCATTAAGACAAGGcaactcctcttcctcctcctcttctgcctaCTGTACATGAAGACAATGAAGATGAACATGTGATGATCCACTTAATAAATAGCAGAtatattttctctcccttctgattttctttaaaatattttcttttctcttgcttactttaagaatatcatatataatacatataacatacaaaatatgtgttcatcCACTGTTTATGTTAGCAGTAAGGCTTCCAGCCAATAGTAGGCTATTCATAGTTAAGATTTGgaaaagtcaaaagttatacatggatttttgactGCACGGGGCCGTCATCACTCCTAACCCCCATGTtattcaagggtcagctgtacaaGTTTAGCAAGCTTATCCTGATTTCTCACGTGGAATGGGTCCTGGGAAAACCTTAGAGATATAGGGACTGTAATCCTTAAAAAGCTCTTTTAAAACTTTATGAGGCTTCTCCCTCATTCAAATGAAATAGAGCTGCAGGGATGGCAGACTTCACGCCAAGGTAACAAAATGAGGGCACTAAAGctagcatacacacacaaatgtttcCCAAGTTAATGCAAAGAGCAGGGAATGAAAAGGTGAGGGAGATGGGAAGAGAGGAACAACGTTGGTCTGATCAGGCACAAGACATCCGCATGACTGAGACCAAGGTGGAAGATGGCAGAAATGGTTGGGGAAGACTGAGCTAACCAGAGTCGTAGGATGGAAAGTCTGAAAGAGGCAAAATTCTCCGAAGGTTGTAAAGAGGCAAAGTCAGGATCATCCCCCACATAGTGAGTTAATCGGTGTATTGTATATCCCGGGCTTGCTTCATGGGGCATGCAACCAATGCAGCATCATAGTTGATGCCCTATGATCATCATCCTTAAATTCTTCATAATTTTATCTTAATGtgtgttttataaatgaagtCAAATGAGCCAAAAAAAAACTTGTGTGAGGGCTTCTCTGCTGACATGTGGTCTTGGCTCCCATCACCTCACCTCCCCAGCACTGATTCTCTGCCATCTGCTCCCCAATGTCTGGGGCCACAGGCAATTCTTGCCCTCCTGTCCACCACTACCCTGCCACTGCCTGCCCATACAGCCGTCTGATCTCATCAGCAGAGGTGGCCCCTTCTGCCATCACCTTTCACAATTCCCTTGCTTTTGCCAGGGACACAGGGAGAATAAGATTTGGGGGCATGCATCCCACAGTGTCTGCACAGAGGTTGGCTTTAGCCATCCCCACCCAGGCTGCACCACAGAGTGTTTTGAGACAGATCAGGACGACATGCTTTCCCACCCTTGATCCAAGAATCAAGTGCATCTCCATACAGTGGTTGCAATTTCATGGTGGTCACCCATCTGTGGAGGGTTGGAGTGGCCACTGTGGGAAGGAGAGACTGACTTCCTCTTCCCAGCAAGGGGAACCCAGCAGCCAGTGGGCAGCTTGCATGCACCGGAGTCATGGAGTGAGGCCCCCAGGCACCTAAGAGCCTCTGTGCTCACACTGTGAGTATCCCTGTGCCCAAGGGGTACAACATCagcaaattaaacaaacaaacaagaataacaaaacaaaacaccataacaggttgagacagagagaaagagagagaaacttcaGAAGGAATGAaaaggttttatattttaatacttttaaaagcaCTCTTCTCCTGCCTATTTGAATACAGACCTGCTATGTTCTGAATCTTTGTGTCTTcccgaaattcatatgttgaaattctaacccccagtGTTATGttattaggaagtggggcctttgggaggtgattagattatgagattggagccctcatgaatgtgaTCAGTTCCCTTATGAGAGACCCAAGAGAGACCCCtgaccccttccaccatgtgaggacacatccAGAAAGTGTAGTCTATGTACCAGAAAGCAGGCCTCCACTAGACACTGAAtcttccttgatcttggacttcccagcctctgaaactgtgagaaataaatttctgttgtttataagccacccagtctgtggtattctgttgtagcagcctgaatggaGAAAGACAGGGCCCCAGATTTTTATTCTGCACAACCCCACAAATTATGTGCCCTACACCGTTGAATATGGGGTCAGAAAAGCAAAGAAGAGTCAGCTTAGGTTtgataaggaaaagaaagagaattaacTAATTGAG
This genomic window contains:
- the CD1A gene encoding T-cell surface glycoprotein CD1a isoform X1, whose amino-acid sequence is MLFLLLPLLAVLPGDGNADGLKEPLSFHVTWIASFYNHSWKRNLISGWLSDLQTHTWDSNSSTIIFLWPWSRGNFSNEEWKELETLFRIHTIRSSEGIRRYAHELQFEYPFEIQVTGGCELHSGKVSGSFLQLAYQGSDFVSFQNNSWLPYPVAGNMAKRFCKVFNQNQHENDITHNLLSDTCPRFILGLPDAGKAHLQRQVKPEAWLSHGPSPGPGHLQLVCHVSGFYPKPVWVMWMRGEQEQQGTQRGDLLPSADGTWYLRATLEVAAGGAADLSCRVKHSSLEGKDIVLYWEHHSSVGFIILAVIVPLLLLIGLALWFRKRCFC
- the CD1A gene encoding T-cell surface glycoprotein CD1a isoform X3, with the translated sequence MLFLLLPLLAVLPGDGNADGLKEPLSFHVTWIASFYNHSWKRNLISGWLSDLQTHTWDSNSSTIIFLWPWSRGNFSNEEWKELETLFRIHTIRSSEGIRRYAHELQFEYPFEIQVTGGCELHSGKVSGSFLQLAYQGSDFVSFQNNSWLPYPVAGNMAKRFCKVFNQNQHENDITHNLLSDTCPRFILGLPDAGKAHLQRQVKPEAWLSHGPSPGPGHLQLVCHVSGFYPKPVWVMWMREHHSSVGFIILAVIVPLLLLIGLALWFRKRCFC
- the CD1A gene encoding T-cell surface glycoprotein CD1a isoform X2; the encoded protein is MFVFGGATGLKEPLSFHVTWIASFYNHSWKRNLISGWLSDLQTHTWDSNSSTIIFLWPWSRGNFSNEEWKELETLFRIHTIRSSEGIRRYAHELQFEYPFEIQVTGGCELHSGKVSGSFLQLAYQGSDFVSFQNNSWLPYPVAGNMAKRFCKVFNQNQHENDITHNLLSDTCPRFILGLPDAGKAHLQRQVKPEAWLSHGPSPGPGHLQLVCHVSGFYPKPVWVMWMRGEQEQQGTQRGDLLPSADGTWYLRATLEVAAGGAADLSCRVKHSSLEGKDIVLYWEHHSSVGFIILAVIVPLLLLIGLALWFRKRCFC
- the CD1A gene encoding T-cell surface glycoprotein CD1a isoform X4 encodes the protein MFVFGGATGLKEPLSFHVTWIASFYNHSWKRNLISGWLSDLQTHTWDSNSSTIIFLWPWSRGNFSNEEWKELETLFRIHTIRSSEGIRRYAHELQFEYPFEIQVTGGCELHSGKVSGSFLQLAYQGSDFVSFQNNSWLPYPVAGNMAKRFCKVFNQNQHENDITHNLLSDTCPRFILGLPDAGKAHLQRQVKPEAWLSHGPSPGPGHLQLVCHVSGFYPKPVWVMWMREHHSSVGFIILAVIVPLLLLIGLALWFRKRCFC